A window of Castanea sativa cultivar Marrone di Chiusa Pesio chromosome 1, ASM4071231v1 contains these coding sequences:
- the LOC142612952 gene encoding uncharacterized protein LOC142612952 yields the protein MTSRDKDQITPHHPPLLSSLVVRPSVSDGGADGVGSGRVSDYEPGEVRREPPSYSRSDRYSDDPGYRIRAGSGSPVRHRDVDHRYSPDFNHSGGLPRSRDFGSGRDPGRYRDSSPPYGRGRGGGRPFSRAFDGPGLGPGPFRGEGMSRNNPNVRPRDGDWVCSDPLCGNLNFARREYCNNCNKFRYGLGGSPRRGYPGPPPPHAPPRRFPGPPIERSPGRTMNGYRSPPRGWARDGPREFGAGGVPPPRHEGRFSDHHLRRDRLDYPEDDYRGRNKFDRPMPMDWGHRDRGRDALFNERKGFERRPPSPPPLVPPPPPPPPFAPHRGRWARDARERSRSPIRGGPPAKDYRRDMYMERGRDDRRAVGRERIGDAY from the exons atgaccTCGAGAGACAAGGACCAAATCACGCCGCACCACCCGCCTCTACTTAGCAGCCTCGTTGTTCGCCCTTCCGTCAGCGACGGTGGCGCTGACGGTGTCGGCAGTGGTCGCGTCAGCGATTACGAGCCCGGCGAGGTTCGCCGTGAGCCTCCTTCTTATTCTCGCTCTGATCGTTACTCCGACGACCCTG GATATAGAATTCGTGCAGGTTCTGGTTCTCCTGTACGGCATAGAGATGTGGATCATCGTTACAGTCCTGATTTTAATCATTCTGGTGGTCTGCCACGGAGCCGTGATTTTGGCAGCGGGAGGGATCCTGGCAGATATAGAGACTCTTCACCCCCTTATGGTCGAGGAAGGGGTGGTGGCAGGCCATTTAGTAGAGCTTTTGATGGACCTGGACTTGGTCCTGGCCCATTCAGAGGTGAAGGTATGAGTAGAAATAATCCAAATGTGCGCCCAAGAGACGGAGATTGGGTTTGCTCAGATCCTTT ATGTGGAAACCTGAATTTTGCAAGGCGGGAGTACTGTAACAACTGCAACAAGTTTCGCTATGGACTTGGGGGAAGTCCTCGGAGAGGCTATCCTGGCCCACCTCCTCCACATGCTCCCCCCAGACGCTTCCCTGGCCCTCCAATTGAACGTTCCCCTGGCAGGACCATGAATGGATATAGGTCTCCTCCTCGTGGCTGGGCTAGGGATGGCCCTAGGGAATTTGGGGCTGGTGGTGTACCACCTCCCAGGCATGAAGGCAGGTTTTCTGATCACCACTTGCGTAGAGATCGGCTGGACTATCCAGAAGATGACTACAGGGGTAGGAACAAGTTTGATAGGCCAATGCCAATGGACTGGGGTCATAGGGACCGTGGACGAGATGCTTTATTCAATGAAAGGAAAGGATTTGAGAGGAGGCCTCCCTCTCCACCTCCACTagtaccaccaccaccaccgccaccaccatTTGCTCCACACCGTGGCCGCTGGGCTCGTGATGCCAGAGAGAGGAGCCGCTCCCCGATAAGGGGTGGCCCACCAGCAAAAGACTATCGACGAGATATGTACATGGAGCGGGGGCGGGATGATCGGCGAGCCGTGGGGCGAGAGAGAATTGGAGATGCATATTAG